Proteins from one Limanda limanda chromosome 4, fLimLim1.1, whole genome shotgun sequence genomic window:
- the LOC132999741 gene encoding lysosomal protective protein-like isoform X2, which produces MKMQWVVLIYFLSSLLGGDAAPAGDEVTFLPGLQKQPSFRHYSGYLSVADGKHLHYWWVESQNEPTSDPVVLWLNGGPGCSSLDGLLTEHGPFLIQDDGVTLQYNPYSWNKLANVLYLESPAGVGFSYSDDKNYVTNDTEVSMNNFLALREFFRLFPEFSKNDLFLTGESYGGIYIPTLAERVMEDATLNLQGVAVGNGMSSYEMNDNSLVFFAYYHGLLGSGLWRRLQTFCCSDATCNFYNNQDQNCSASVSEVQEVVYSSGLNMYNLYSSCPGGVGHRVSVERGDLVIRDLGNSFTNHQWTQLWNQKLRVLASRHLSVRLDPPCTNSTPSSLYLNSPYVRAALHIPPELPAWVICSAEVNLNYGRLCLDVRKQYLKLLSALKYRVLVYNGDVDMACNFMGDEWFVESLQQQVLVQRRPWFYSDEDGRQVGGFVKEFNNMAFLTVKGSGHMVPSDKPVAAFAMFTRFIKRQPY; this is translated from the exons ATGAAG atgcagtgggtggtgttgatctacttcctgtcgtcTCTGCTGGGCGGCGACGCGGCGCCGGCAGGAGATGAGGTGACCTTCCTGCCTGGTCTGCAGAAGCAGCCGAGCTTCAGACATTACTCTGGTTACCTGAGCGTGGCCGACGGAAAGCACCTGCACTACTG GTGGGTGGAGTCCCAGAACGAGCCGACCTCTGACCCGGTGGTGCTGTGGTTGAACGGCGGCCCCGGCTGCAGCTCTCTGGACGGACTGCTGACCGAGCACGGCCCCTTCCTG ATCCAGGATGATGGAGTGACTTTGCAGTACAACCCTTATTCCTGGAACAAG CTAGCCAACGTGTTGTACCTGGAGTCTCCAGCAGGAGTTGGTTTCTCGTACTCTGATGATAAGAATTACGTGACGAACGACACGGAG GTGTCGATGAACAACTTCCTGGCTCTGAGGGAATTCTTCCGCTTGTTCCCAGAGTTCAGCAAGAACGACCTCTTTCTGACCGGAGAGAGTTACGGAGGAATCTACATCCCGACGCTGGCGGAGCGAGTGATGGAGGACGCCACGCTCAACCTGCAG GGCGTTGCCGTGGGAAACGGTATGTCGAGTTACGAGATGAACGATAACTCTCTGGTGTTCTTCGCCTACTACCACGGCCTCTTGGGCAGCGGGCTGTGGCGCCGGCTGCAGACGTTTTGCTGCAGCGACGCCACGTGCAACTTCTACAACAATCAGGACCAGAACTGCTCTGCCAGC GTGTCGGAGGTTCAGGAGGTCGTCTACAGTTCAGGTCTGAACATGTACAACCTGTACTCGTCATGTCCAGGTGGAGTCGGACACAGGGTCAG TGTGGAGCGAGGCGACCTGGTGATCCGGGATCTGGGGAACTCGTTCACCAATCACCAGTGGACTCAGCTGTGGAACCAG AAGCTTCGAGTTCTGGCATCTCGCCACCTGTCCGTCCGCCTGGACCCCCCCTGCACAaactccaccccctcctccctctacCTGAACAGTCCGTACGTCAGAGCCGCGCTGCACATCCCCCCCGAGCTGCCGGCCTGGGTCATCTGCAg tgcgGAGGTGAACCTGAACTATGGTCGTCTGTGTCTGGACGTGAGGAAACAGTATCTGaagcttctctctgctctg AAGTACCGGGTCCTGGTGTATAACGGAGACGTGGACATGGCGTGTAACTTCATGGGAGACGAGTGGTTCGTtgagtctctgcagcagcag gTGCTGGTTCAGAGGCGTCCGTGGTTCTACAGCGATGAAGACGGGCGGCAGGTCGGAGGCTTCGTCAAAGAGTTCAACAACATGGCCTTCCTCACAGTCAAG GGCTCAGGTCACATGGTTCCATCAGATAAACCAGTCGCTGCCTTCGCCATGTTCACCAGATTCATCAAGAGACAACCCTACTGA
- the LOC132999745 gene encoding lysosomal protective protein-like — translation MKMQWAVLIYFLSSLLGGDAAPAGDEVTFLPGLQKQPSFRHYSGYLSVADGKHLHYWWVESQNEPTSDPVVLWLNGGPGCSSLDGLLTEHGPFLIQDDGVTLQYNPYSWNKLANVLYLESPAGVGFSYSDDKNYVTNDTEVSMNNFLALREFFRLFPEFSKNDLFLTGESYGGIYIPTLAERVMEDATLNLQGVAVGNGMSSYEMNDNSLVFFAYYHGLLGSGLWRRLQTFCCSDATCNFYNNQDQNCSASVSEVQEVVYSSGLNMYNLYSSCPGGVGHRVSVERGDLVIRDLGNSFTNHQWTQLWNQKLRVLASRHLSVRLDPPCTNSTPSSLYLNSPYVRAALHIPPELPAWVICSAEVNLNYGRLCLDVRKQYLKLLSALKYRVLVYNGDVDMACNFMGDEWFVESLQQQVLVQRRPWFYSDEDGRQVGGFVKEFNNMAFLTVKGSGHMVPSDKPVAAFAMFTRFIKRQPY, via the exons ATGAAG ATGCAGTGGGCGGTGttgatctacttcctgtcgtcTCTGCTGGGCGGCGACGCGGCGCCGGCAGGAGATGAGGTGACCTTCCTGCCTGGTCTGCAGAAGCAGCCGAGCTTCAGACATTACTCTGGTTACCTGAGCGTGGCCGACGGAAAGCACCTGCACTACTG GTGGGTGGAGTCCCAGAACGAGCCGACCTCTGACCCGGTGGTGCTGTGGTTGAACGGCGGCCCCGGCTGCAGCTCTCTGGACGGACTGCTGACCGAGCACGGCCCCTTCCTG ATCCAGGATGATGGAGTGACTTTGCAGTACAACCCTTATTCCTGGAACAAG CTAGCCAACGTGTTGTACCTGGAGTCTCCAGCAGGAGTTGGTTTCTCGTACTCTGATGATAAGAATTACGTGACAAACGACACGGAG GTGTCGATGAACAACTTCCTGGCTCTGAGGGAATTCTTCCGCTTGTTCCCAGAGTTCAGCAAGAACGACCTCTTTCTGACCGGAGAGAGTTACGGAGGAATCTACATCCCCACGCTGGCGGAGCGAGTGATGGAGGACGCCACGCTCAACCTGCAG GGCGTTGCCGTGGGAAACGGTATGTCGAGTTACGAGATGAACGATAACTCTCTGGTGTTCTTCGCCTACTACCACGGCCTCTTGGGCAGCGGGCTGTGGCGCCGGCTGCAGACGTTTTGCTGCAGCGACGCCACGTGCAACTTCTACAACAATCAGGACCAGAACTGCTCTGCCAGC GTGTCGGAGGTTCAGGAGGTCGTCTACAGTTCAGGTCTGAACATGTACAACCTGTACTCGTCATGTCCAGGTGGAGTCGGACACAGGGTCAG TGTGGAGCGAGGCGACCTGGTGATCCGGGATCTGGGGAACTCGTTCACCAATCACCAGTGGACTCAGCTGTGGAACCAG AAGCTTCGAGTTCTGGCATCTCGCCACCTGTCCGTCCGCCTGGACCCCCCCTGCACAaactccaccccctcctccctctacCTGAACAGTCCGTACGTCAGAGCCGCGCTGCACATCCCCCCCGAGCTGCCGGCCTGGGTCATCtgcag tgcgGAGGTGAACCTGAACTATGGTCGTCTGTGTCTGGACGTGAGGAAACAGTATCTGaagcttctctctgctctg AAGTACCGGGTCCTGGTGTATAACGGAGACGTGGACATGGCGTGTAACTTCATGGGAGACGAGTGGTTCGTtgagtctctgcagcagcag gTGCTGGTTCAGAGGCGTCCGTGGTTCTACAGCGATGAAGACGGGCGGCAGGTCGGAGGCTTCGTCAAAGAGTTCAACAACATGGCCTTCCTCACAGTCAAG GGCTCAGGTCACATGGTTCCATCAGATAAACCAGTCGCTGCCTTCGCCATGTTCACCAGATTCATCAAGAGACAACCCTACTGA
- the LOC132999741 gene encoding lysosomal protective protein-like isoform X3, with the protein MKMQWVVLIYFLSSLLGGDAAPAGDEVTFLPGLQKQPSFRHYSGYLSVADGKHLHYWWVESQNEPTSDPVVLWLNGGPGCSSLDGLLTEHGPFLIQDDGVTLQYNPYSWNKLANVLYLESPAGVGFSYSDDKNYVTNDTEVSMNNFLALREFFRLFPEFSKNDLFLTGESYGGIYIPTLAERVMEDATLNLQGVAVGNGMSSYEMNDNSLVFFAYYHGLLGSGLWRRLQTFCCSDATCNFYNNQDQNCSASVSEVQEVVYSSGLNMYNLYSSCPGGVGHRVSVERGDLVIRDLGNSFTNHQWTQLWNQKLRVLASRHLSVRLDPPCTNSTPSSLYLNSPYVRAALHIPPELPAWVICSTRCVLQCGGEPELWSSVSGREETVSEASLCSEVPGPGV; encoded by the exons ATGAAG atgcagtgggtggtgttgatctacttcctgtcgtcTCTGCTGGGCGGCGACGCGGCGCCGGCAGGAGATGAGGTGACCTTCCTGCCTGGTCTGCAGAAGCAGCCGAGCTTCAGACATTACTCTGGTTACCTGAGCGTGGCCGACGGAAAGCACCTGCACTACTG GTGGGTGGAGTCCCAGAACGAGCCGACCTCTGACCCGGTGGTGCTGTGGTTGAACGGCGGCCCCGGCTGCAGCTCTCTGGACGGACTGCTGACCGAGCACGGCCCCTTCCTG ATCCAGGATGATGGAGTGACTTTGCAGTACAACCCTTATTCCTGGAACAAG CTAGCCAACGTGTTGTACCTGGAGTCTCCAGCAGGAGTTGGTTTCTCGTACTCTGATGATAAGAATTACGTGACGAACGACACGGAG GTGTCGATGAACAACTTCCTGGCTCTGAGGGAATTCTTCCGCTTGTTCCCAGAGTTCAGCAAGAACGACCTCTTTCTGACCGGAGAGAGTTACGGAGGAATCTACATCCCGACGCTGGCGGAGCGAGTGATGGAGGACGCCACGCTCAACCTGCAG GGCGTTGCCGTGGGAAACGGTATGTCGAGTTACGAGATGAACGATAACTCTCTGGTGTTCTTCGCCTACTACCACGGCCTCTTGGGCAGCGGGCTGTGGCGCCGGCTGCAGACGTTTTGCTGCAGCGACGCCACGTGCAACTTCTACAACAATCAGGACCAGAACTGCTCTGCCAGC GTGTCGGAGGTTCAGGAGGTCGTCTACAGTTCAGGTCTGAACATGTACAACCTGTACTCGTCATGTCCAGGTGGAGTCGGACACAGGGTCAG TGTGGAGCGAGGCGACCTGGTGATCCGGGATCTGGGGAACTCGTTCACCAATCACCAGTGGACTCAGCTGTGGAACCAG AAGCTTCGAGTTCTGGCATCTCGCCACCTGTCCGTCCGCCTGGACCCCCCCTGCACAaactccaccccctcctccctctacCTGAACAGTCCGTACGTCAGAGCCGCGCTGCACATCCCCCCCGAGCTGCCGGCCTGGGTCATCTGCAg CACcaggtgtgtgttgcagtgcgGAGGTGAACCTGAACTATGGTCGTCTGTGTCTGGACGTGAGGAAACAGTATCTGaagcttctctctgctctg AAGTACCGGGTCCTGGTGTATAA
- the LOC132999741 gene encoding lysosomal protective protein-like isoform X1 yields MSLPVWFQMQWVVLIYFLSSLLGGDAAPAGDEVTFLPGLQKQPSFRHYSGYLSVADGKHLHYWWVESQNEPTSDPVVLWLNGGPGCSSLDGLLTEHGPFLIQDDGVTLQYNPYSWNKLANVLYLESPAGVGFSYSDDKNYVTNDTEVSMNNFLALREFFRLFPEFSKNDLFLTGESYGGIYIPTLAERVMEDATLNLQGVAVGNGMSSYEMNDNSLVFFAYYHGLLGSGLWRRLQTFCCSDATCNFYNNQDQNCSASVSEVQEVVYSSGLNMYNLYSSCPGGVGHRVSVERGDLVIRDLGNSFTNHQWTQLWNQKLRVLASRHLSVRLDPPCTNSTPSSLYLNSPYVRAALHIPPELPAWVICSAEVNLNYGRLCLDVRKQYLKLLSALKYRVLVYNGDVDMACNFMGDEWFVESLQQQVLVQRRPWFYSDEDGRQVGGFVKEFNNMAFLTVKGSGHMVPSDKPVAAFAMFTRFIKRQPY; encoded by the exons atgtcacttcctgtctggtttcagatgcagtgggtggtgttgatctacttcctgtcgtcTCTGCTGGGCGGCGACGCGGCGCCGGCAGGAGATGAGGTGACCTTCCTGCCTGGTCTGCAGAAGCAGCCGAGCTTCAGACATTACTCTGGTTACCTGAGCGTGGCCGACGGAAAGCACCTGCACTACTG GTGGGTGGAGTCCCAGAACGAGCCGACCTCTGACCCGGTGGTGCTGTGGTTGAACGGCGGCCCCGGCTGCAGCTCTCTGGACGGACTGCTGACCGAGCACGGCCCCTTCCTG ATCCAGGATGATGGAGTGACTTTGCAGTACAACCCTTATTCCTGGAACAAG CTAGCCAACGTGTTGTACCTGGAGTCTCCAGCAGGAGTTGGTTTCTCGTACTCTGATGATAAGAATTACGTGACGAACGACACGGAG GTGTCGATGAACAACTTCCTGGCTCTGAGGGAATTCTTCCGCTTGTTCCCAGAGTTCAGCAAGAACGACCTCTTTCTGACCGGAGAGAGTTACGGAGGAATCTACATCCCGACGCTGGCGGAGCGAGTGATGGAGGACGCCACGCTCAACCTGCAG GGCGTTGCCGTGGGAAACGGTATGTCGAGTTACGAGATGAACGATAACTCTCTGGTGTTCTTCGCCTACTACCACGGCCTCTTGGGCAGCGGGCTGTGGCGCCGGCTGCAGACGTTTTGCTGCAGCGACGCCACGTGCAACTTCTACAACAATCAGGACCAGAACTGCTCTGCCAGC GTGTCGGAGGTTCAGGAGGTCGTCTACAGTTCAGGTCTGAACATGTACAACCTGTACTCGTCATGTCCAGGTGGAGTCGGACACAGGGTCAG TGTGGAGCGAGGCGACCTGGTGATCCGGGATCTGGGGAACTCGTTCACCAATCACCAGTGGACTCAGCTGTGGAACCAG AAGCTTCGAGTTCTGGCATCTCGCCACCTGTCCGTCCGCCTGGACCCCCCCTGCACAaactccaccccctcctccctctacCTGAACAGTCCGTACGTCAGAGCCGCGCTGCACATCCCCCCCGAGCTGCCGGCCTGGGTCATCTGCAg tgcgGAGGTGAACCTGAACTATGGTCGTCTGTGTCTGGACGTGAGGAAACAGTATCTGaagcttctctctgctctg AAGTACCGGGTCCTGGTGTATAACGGAGACGTGGACATGGCGTGTAACTTCATGGGAGACGAGTGGTTCGTtgagtctctgcagcagcag gTGCTGGTTCAGAGGCGTCCGTGGTTCTACAGCGATGAAGACGGGCGGCAGGTCGGAGGCTTCGTCAAAGAGTTCAACAACATGGCCTTCCTCACAGTCAAG GGCTCAGGTCACATGGTTCCATCAGATAAACCAGTCGCTGCCTTCGCCATGTTCACCAGATTCATCAAGAGACAACCCTACTGA